One window of Phycisphaeraceae bacterium genomic DNA carries:
- a CDS encoding efflux RND transporter periplasmic adaptor subunit: MRTHRPRYRMTRSTLPLLLGLALLGCEKVPNDAPESKASDAAPAPTNRVDINASVRQNMGITFARVESRNVARTLRVPGRFELLPTARREYRAAASGTVEVLVQQYQPVTTGTPLYRLDSPRWREMQKELADAEASVKLAQAGVDSIDPMLVAHENHHTEIQKAVDLWTVRVATLEQLQAAGGARGDEVAQAKAALASSRSELAETLEKEAELLARKAETAAQLDAATSRLAFLYEAASSLVGVTAADLRSPSASDASTPRWRTINGIEVRALTPGVVENLSVVSGGVIDQHAHILSTVQPDQVRFRAVGLQSDLPRLADGQQASVEAAQTMKGTDSGESALRFTGTLMLAPTADAERRTLELVLTPAVGTSAPPWAKAGVSAFLEVVTSGGGREELAIPLKCVARDGTAAIIFRRDPADPNKAIRMEADLGLDDGRWVVIKSGVGEGNEIVLDGVYQLMVATSGSITKGGHFHPDGTFHEGND, translated from the coding sequence ATGAGAACCCACCGCCCGCGATACCGCATGACCCGGTCGACCCTGCCGCTCCTGCTGGGGCTTGCGCTGCTTGGGTGCGAGAAAGTGCCCAATGATGCGCCGGAATCAAAGGCAAGCGATGCCGCTCCGGCTCCCACCAACCGCGTCGATATCAACGCGTCGGTGCGCCAGAACATGGGGATCACCTTCGCCAGGGTGGAGAGCCGCAACGTCGCCCGAACCCTTCGCGTCCCCGGACGATTCGAGTTGCTCCCGACGGCCAGACGGGAGTACAGAGCCGCTGCGTCGGGAACCGTCGAAGTACTCGTGCAGCAGTATCAGCCGGTCACGACAGGCACGCCCCTCTACCGCCTTGACTCGCCGCGTTGGCGCGAGATGCAGAAGGAACTCGCCGACGCCGAGGCGTCGGTGAAGCTGGCCCAGGCGGGCGTTGACAGCATCGATCCGATGCTGGTTGCCCACGAGAATCACCACACCGAGATCCAGAAGGCCGTCGATCTCTGGACAGTTCGGGTGGCCACGCTAGAACAGCTTCAAGCCGCCGGTGGCGCACGCGGCGATGAGGTTGCCCAGGCCAAAGCCGCGCTGGCGTCCTCACGGTCGGAGCTCGCCGAGACTCTGGAGAAAGAAGCCGAACTGCTCGCCCGCAAGGCCGAGACGGCGGCGCAGCTCGACGCCGCAACATCGCGTCTGGCGTTCCTCTACGAAGCGGCTTCGTCACTCGTGGGTGTCACAGCCGCAGATCTCCGCTCGCCTTCGGCCAGCGATGCGAGCACGCCACGCTGGCGCACGATCAACGGGATCGAGGTTCGCGCCCTGACCCCGGGAGTTGTCGAGAATCTCAGCGTCGTTTCCGGGGGCGTGATTGACCAGCACGCCCACATCCTCTCGACCGTGCAACCGGACCAGGTTCGGTTCCGGGCCGTCGGTCTCCAGAGCGATCTCCCGCGACTCGCGGACGGCCAGCAGGCAAGCGTGGAGGCGGCACAGACCATGAAGGGGACCGACTCGGGCGAATCCGCCCTCCGATTCACCGGCACGCTCATGCTCGCGCCCACCGCCGACGCCGAGCGCCGCACGCTCGAACTCGTCCTGACTCCCGCCGTCGGAACCAGCGCACCTCCCTGGGCCAAGGCCGGGGTCTCGGCGTTCCTCGAGGTCGTCACCAGCGGAGGCGGGCGCGAAGAACTCGCCATCCCGCTCAAGTGCGTCGCGCGCGACGGCACCGCCGCAATCATCTTCCGACGCGACCCCGCAGACCCGAACAAGGCCATCCGCATGGAGGCCGACCTGGGACTTGACGACGGGCGCTGGGTCGTCATCAAGAGCGGCGTCGGCGAGGGCAACGAGATCGTCCTCGACGGCGTGTACCAGCTCATGGTTGCCACCAGCGGCAGCATCACCAAGGGCGGTCACTTCCACCCGGACGGCACGTTCCACGAAGGCAACGACTGA
- a CDS encoding TolC family protein, giving the protein MKTASTNVARARHASRCAAASKALFAGLLSSLAGCQSYEPKPLDLDATRSAWLSRSPEDSSVREFAAALDRVEGGSQAEGFDPSDGISLAEAEAVALVFNPDLRQARLEANVTRATAAHAGLWQDPVLGVDLERIVSGAGGGANPWVAGSTIGITIPISGRLEAEKARADAELAAELDRVAAKEWATRAALRELWVEWSAARVLAEVTQELITRLGEIASLADQQEKAGSMTRVDARLFRVELAGREADLIAATARVEELELQLKAMLGLAPDAATTLVPTLTFAARTTSADELVPLLDSCNPELAAVRAEYELSEQWLRAEVRKQYPDLTIGPGYGSDQGDDRVLLGLSLPIPLWNRNQQGIALASAEREVARGRFETTYERLSSRLAIALTRHEAGKAQRSLVESSVVPLADEQEADVRRVAALGRIDPLLLLESLKTQHAAKVRLVEARASESIAAVRLDELIGPPTPSIPPPAPQVPAPAAPTTTPNHSAAQR; this is encoded by the coding sequence TTGAAAACTGCGTCCACAAACGTCGCACGCGCGCGGCACGCCAGCCGGTGCGCCGCCGCTTCAAAGGCACTGTTCGCGGGCTTGCTGTCGAGCCTGGCCGGCTGCCAGTCCTACGAGCCGAAGCCGCTGGATCTGGACGCAACCAGATCCGCGTGGCTCAGCCGATCACCGGAGGACTCGTCGGTCCGCGAGTTTGCTGCCGCGCTCGATCGCGTCGAGGGTGGCTCCCAGGCCGAAGGCTTCGATCCGTCGGATGGGATCTCACTCGCCGAAGCCGAAGCGGTCGCGCTGGTGTTCAACCCGGACCTGCGCCAGGCACGCCTTGAGGCCAATGTGACCCGTGCGACCGCTGCCCATGCCGGCCTTTGGCAGGATCCCGTGCTCGGTGTCGATCTGGAACGCATCGTGTCCGGTGCGGGTGGAGGGGCGAACCCGTGGGTGGCCGGTTCGACCATCGGCATCACGATCCCAATATCGGGCAGACTGGAAGCCGAGAAAGCCAGAGCAGACGCTGAACTTGCCGCCGAACTCGACCGCGTGGCTGCCAAGGAGTGGGCAACGAGAGCCGCACTGCGAGAGCTGTGGGTCGAGTGGTCGGCCGCTCGAGTTCTCGCCGAAGTCACCCAAGAACTCATCACAAGACTCGGTGAGATCGCATCGCTCGCGGACCAGCAGGAGAAAGCGGGCTCCATGACCCGCGTCGATGCTCGCCTGTTCCGCGTGGAGCTTGCCGGTCGTGAGGCCGACCTAATCGCGGCAACCGCTAGGGTAGAGGAGCTCGAACTGCAACTGAAGGCAATGCTCGGCCTTGCACCGGACGCCGCGACCACGCTTGTGCCGACGCTGACATTCGCGGCACGCACGACAAGCGCCGACGAGCTCGTGCCGTTGCTGGATTCATGCAACCCTGAACTCGCTGCCGTGCGCGCCGAGTACGAGCTCTCTGAGCAATGGTTGCGAGCTGAAGTGCGCAAGCAATACCCAGACCTTACCATCGGGCCGGGCTACGGAAGCGACCAGGGCGACGACAGAGTCCTGCTTGGGCTTTCCCTTCCGATCCCACTCTGGAACCGCAACCAGCAGGGCATTGCCTTGGCGTCCGCCGAACGCGAAGTTGCAAGAGGTCGATTCGAGACGACCTACGAGCGTCTCTCCTCCAGGCTCGCCATCGCCCTGACACGCCACGAGGCGGGCAAGGCCCAGCGTTCCCTTGTCGAGTCCAGCGTCGTGCCGCTCGCCGACGAGCAGGAAGCGGATGTGCGCCGTGTCGCGGCGCTCGGGAGGATCGATCCCTTGCTACTCCTCGAATCCCTCAAGACCCAGCACGCCGCGAAGGTCCGGCTCGTTGAAGCGAGGGCGAGCGAGTCGATCGCGGCCGTGCGACTCGATGAGCTCATCGGGCCGCCGACTCCCAGCATCCCACCACCCGCTCCCCAGGTGCCCGCACCGGCGGCACCAACGACCACGCCGAACCACTCCGCGGCGCAGCGCTGA